The following proteins come from a genomic window of Paeniglutamicibacter kerguelensis:
- a CDS encoding glutamine amidotransferase, whose protein sequence is MKRFILVSTREHDLAAADEVRGVLAAGGLREDQMQVISLARGPLGPIDELDLDNCAGVILGGSPFNASDDPGKKSNLQKRCETDLDALLDVLVAEDFPFLGACYGVGTLGVHQGGIIDRQFGEPVGTSRIRVLDAGRKDPLLAGLPDEFDAFVGHKEAVSVLPAGAVLLADSAACPVQMFRIKSNLYATQFHPELDPAGLAQRIMVYRDAGYFPPHEAQELHDRALASQVDWPELILRNFVDRYGKTDRQAPPEI, encoded by the coding sequence ATGAAGCGCTTCATCTTGGTTTCCACACGTGAACACGATCTGGCCGCGGCCGACGAGGTGCGCGGGGTGCTGGCCGCCGGCGGACTGCGCGAGGACCAAATGCAGGTGATCAGCCTGGCCCGGGGCCCGCTGGGACCGATCGACGAGCTGGACCTGGACAACTGCGCGGGGGTGATCCTCGGCGGCAGCCCGTTCAACGCCTCCGATGACCCCGGCAAGAAATCCAACCTGCAGAAACGCTGCGAAACCGACCTCGACGCCCTGCTGGACGTGCTTGTCGCCGAGGACTTCCCGTTCCTTGGCGCCTGCTACGGGGTCGGAACCCTTGGAGTGCACCAGGGCGGGATCATCGACAGGCAGTTCGGCGAGCCGGTCGGCACCTCCCGCATCAGGGTGTTGGATGCCGGGCGGAAGGATCCGCTGCTGGCGGGCCTGCCGGATGAATTCGATGCGTTCGTGGGACACAAGGAAGCTGTGTCGGTGTTGCCCGCGGGAGCCGTGCTGCTGGCGGATTCCGCGGCGTGCCCGGTGCAGATGTTCCGCATCAAATCCAACCTGTACGCCACGCAGTTCCACCCGGAGCTTGACCCCGCGGGTTTGGCCCAGCGCATCATGGTCTACCGGGATGCCGGCTATTTCCCGCCGCACGAGGCGCAGGAACTGCACGACAGGGCCCTTGCATCCCAGGTGGACTGGCCGGAGCTGATCCTGCGGAACTTCGTGGACCGCTACGGGAAAACGGATAGGCAAGCCCCGCCCGAAATCTAG
- a CDS encoding Fpg/Nei family DNA glycosylase: protein MPEGDTVFRTARRLEAALAGRRLSVSDFRVPEHSTLSIVDWMVESVVSRGKHLLIRVKPPAKIAAPPLSIHSHLLMDGHWDVYATGERWRTPAFKARAVLGNPAFTAVGFELGFLHVLRTTDEVEVIGHLGPDPLGHSWDPDEAVRRLMSSPDRPIGLALLDQRLISGLGNIYRSELLFVTRVHPRTPVGAIEDLGHLVDIAHRLLHANKDRARRVTTGTDGMNPYWVYGREGLPCMRCGGLLHKDTLAESPRSAERDVYFCPDCQNVYVPTSETAH from the coding sequence ATGCCCGAAGGGGATACAGTTTTTCGCACGGCACGTCGATTGGAGGCCGCGCTGGCCGGCAGGCGGCTGAGCGTCAGTGACTTCCGGGTTCCGGAACACTCGACTCTGTCGATCGTGGACTGGATGGTCGAGTCCGTGGTTTCACGCGGCAAGCATCTGCTCATCCGCGTCAAGCCACCGGCCAAGATCGCGGCCCCGCCGCTGAGCATCCACTCGCACCTGCTCATGGATGGGCACTGGGATGTCTATGCCACCGGCGAGCGCTGGCGCACCCCCGCGTTCAAGGCCCGCGCGGTGCTGGGCAATCCGGCCTTCACCGCCGTCGGCTTCGAGCTGGGGTTCCTCCACGTGCTGCGGACCACCGACGAGGTCGAGGTCATCGGGCACCTCGGACCCGACCCGCTGGGCCACTCCTGGGATCCGGACGAGGCGGTGCGCCGCCTGATGAGCAGCCCGGACCGGCCGATCGGCCTGGCGTTGCTCGACCAGAGGCTGATCAGCGGGCTGGGCAACATCTACCGCTCGGAACTGCTCTTTGTCACCAGGGTGCACCCGCGAACCCCGGTGGGCGCGATTGAGGACCTGGGCCACCTGGTGGACATCGCCCACCGGCTGCTGCACGCCAACAAGGACCGTGCGCGCCGGGTGACCACCGGCACCGACGGCATGAACCCCTATTGGGTGTACGGCCGGGAGGGCCTGCCGTGCATGCGCTGCGGCGGCTTGTTGCACAAGGATACGCTCGCCGAATCCCCGCGCAGCGCCGAACGCGACGTGTACTTCTGCCCGGACTGCCAGAACGTCTACGTTCCGACGAGTGAAACAGCGCATTAA
- a CDS encoding M20 metallopeptidase family protein, translating into MGNSPTSILQDAQELAPEITALRHTLHRAPEVGLQLPGTQERVLDWLEPLGYEISMGKDLTSVTAVLRGGAAADVPVGERPVVLLRGDMDGLPLQEKSGVDYASQTGDTMHGCGHDLHTSMLAGAATLLSERRESLAGDVVLMFQPGEEGWDGASYMVREGVLEASGKKVDAAFGLHVMSAMEETGVFTAKSGPIMSASDGLFVTVHGAGGHGSAPFAAKDPVTAAAEMVTALQTMVTRQFNIFDPVVISVGVLRAGTVRNIIPDTAYFEATIRSFSNEAHEKLQASVPQLLQNIARAHGLEVTVNYQTEYPTTINDESETLFARNAVEELFDATSYKAMRDPLAGSEDFSRVLNEVPGSFLFLSALTPGADLATAEYNHSPYAKFDDSVLSSGTALYTHLAVSRLQALRASAAN; encoded by the coding sequence ATGGGCAACTCACCAACCTCAATCCTTCAGGACGCGCAGGAACTGGCGCCGGAGATCACGGCGCTGCGCCACACGCTGCACCGGGCGCCCGAGGTTGGGCTGCAGCTGCCCGGCACCCAGGAACGGGTGCTGGATTGGCTGGAACCGCTGGGGTACGAAATCAGCATGGGCAAGGACCTGACCTCGGTCACCGCCGTCCTGCGCGGCGGCGCCGCGGCCGATGTCCCCGTCGGCGAGCGCCCCGTGGTGCTGTTGCGCGGTGACATGGACGGATTGCCGCTGCAGGAAAAGTCGGGCGTCGATTACGCCTCGCAGACCGGGGACACCATGCATGGCTGCGGGCACGACCTGCACACCTCGATGCTGGCCGGTGCAGCAACACTGTTGTCCGAACGCCGCGAATCGCTGGCCGGGGACGTCGTGCTGATGTTCCAGCCCGGCGAGGAAGGCTGGGACGGAGCCTCCTATATGGTGCGCGAAGGCGTGCTGGAGGCCTCGGGCAAGAAGGTCGATGCCGCCTTCGGCCTGCACGTCATGAGCGCCATGGAGGAAACCGGCGTGTTCACTGCCAAGAGCGGCCCGATCATGAGCGCCAGCGACGGCCTCTTTGTCACGGTGCATGGTGCCGGCGGCCACGGCTCGGCACCCTTCGCCGCCAAGGACCCTGTCACCGCAGCCGCCGAAATGGTCACTGCCTTGCAGACCATGGTCACCCGCCAGTTCAACATCTTCGACCCGGTGGTCATCTCCGTCGGAGTGCTGCGTGCCGGCACGGTGCGCAACATCATCCCGGACACCGCATATTTCGAGGCGACCATCCGCTCCTTCAGCAACGAGGCCCACGAGAAGCTCCAGGCCTCCGTTCCGCAGCTGCTGCAGAACATTGCCCGGGCCCACGGCCTTGAGGTCACCGTCAACTACCAGACCGAGTACCCCACCACCATCAACGACGAGTCGGAGACGCTCTTTGCGCGCAACGCGGTCGAGGAACTCTTTGACGCAACCAGCTACAAGGCCATGCGCGACCCGCTGGCCGGCAGCGAAGACTTCTCCCGCGTCCTGAACGAGGTTCCGGGTTCCTTCCTCTTCCTCTCCGCACTGACCCCCGGGGCGGACCTGGCAACGGCCGAGTACAACCACTCGCCGTATGCAAAGTTCGACGACTCGGTGCTCTCCAGCGGCACCGCGCTCTACACGCACCTGGCCGTCAGCCGGCTACAAGCACTTCGTGCATCAGCGGCAAACTAA
- a CDS encoding tRNA-dihydrouridine synthase codes for MSKLFAPATLGTPDGTGLELRNRTFLAPMCQYSITKRDGVPHAWQMTHLGARAAGGFALVYTEATAVTAQGRISDQDTGIWNDDQAEAWAPIVDFIHSQGAAAGIQLAHAGGKASTYAWLPGHTAAGQRGNLRPRDGGWETIGPSATDVLGLASPTAMTQEQIDASISDWAAAARRADAAGFDVVQIHAAHGYLIHQFLSPLTNTRTDAYGGSFENRTRYAREVITAVREAWPAHKPLAIRLSGDDWVQGGWSIADTARFALEAFGMGVGAFDLSSAGIGAYHGPSGPGFQVSLAAAVKAAVPGAFVTAVGLITEPAQAEQVLVTGAADGVSIGRAALKNPNWPAIAAAELGEPHENIPFPAQYWRANW; via the coding sequence ATGAGCAAGCTTTTTGCCCCGGCAACCCTGGGCACACCGGACGGCACGGGCCTGGAACTGCGCAACCGCACGTTCCTGGCACCGATGTGCCAGTACTCGATCACCAAGCGGGACGGGGTGCCGCATGCGTGGCAGATGACCCACCTGGGGGCCCGTGCCGCGGGCGGGTTCGCCCTGGTGTACACCGAGGCCACCGCCGTCACCGCGCAGGGGCGCATCAGCGACCAGGACACGGGCATCTGGAACGACGACCAAGCCGAAGCCTGGGCGCCGATCGTCGATTTCATCCACTCGCAAGGGGCGGCGGCCGGGATCCAGCTGGCCCATGCCGGCGGCAAGGCCTCCACCTACGCTTGGCTGCCCGGCCACACCGCCGCCGGGCAACGCGGGAACCTGCGTCCCCGGGACGGCGGCTGGGAAACCATCGGCCCGTCTGCCACGGACGTGCTGGGGCTGGCCTCACCGACGGCCATGACGCAGGAACAGATCGACGCGTCGATTTCCGACTGGGCCGCCGCGGCCCGGCGGGCGGACGCCGCGGGGTTCGACGTCGTGCAGATCCATGCGGCCCACGGCTACCTGATCCACCAGTTCCTTTCCCCGTTGACCAACACGCGCACGGACGCCTACGGCGGCAGCTTCGAGAACCGGACGCGCTACGCACGCGAGGTCATCACCGCGGTGCGAGAGGCCTGGCCGGCGCACAAGCCGCTGGCGATCAGGCTCTCCGGGGACGACTGGGTTCAGGGCGGCTGGAGCATTGCCGACACCGCACGTTTTGCGCTCGAGGCCTTCGGGATGGGCGTCGGCGCCTTCGACCTGTCCAGTGCCGGGATCGGGGCCTACCACGGGCCCAGCGGCCCGGGCTTCCAGGTGTCGCTGGCCGCGGCGGTCAAGGCCGCGGTGCCCGGTGCGTTTGTCACGGCGGTGGGCCTGATCACCGAACCGGCCCAGGCCGAACAGGTCCTGGTGACGGGCGCTGCCGACGGGGTGTCGATCGGGCGGGCGGCCTTGAAGAACCCGAACTGGCCGGCGATCGCGGCCGCCGAACTCGGCGAACCGCACGAGAACATCCCGTTCCCCGCCCAGTACTGGCGCGCCAACTGGTAA
- a CDS encoding pseudouridine synthase, producing MISPLPVRNGVNATRLRIPSAGEWETVCDYMLHRFGHVDEAGIVRRFETGEVVGLGGVPIELSTPLGEHEFIWYYRNLPVEAEIPFTESVLHHDEHLLVIDKPHFLPTTPGGRFIQQSALVRLRNRVGNPDLIPMHRLDRATAGVLLFSTNPETRGDYQTLFERREISKTYEAVSALEDVDGRPAGEVMGVGGLGGRAEDRSGNFIPGAAGPGNSLLDSAGLEAALEDLPLIYRNRMSKIKGQLRSLVEAGEPNAESLVELLGVGPSAGNFAGLKVAKFRLSPHSGKTHQLRVHLAALGLGILNDPFYPTLLDLAPDDYTRPLQLLARSISFVDPISGEPVTYSSKLELSESPAAQAPGAPGLALG from the coding sequence ATGATCTCCCCCCTGCCCGTGCGCAACGGCGTCAACGCAACCCGGCTCCGCATCCCCTCCGCGGGGGAATGGGAGACGGTCTGCGACTACATGCTGCACAGGTTCGGGCACGTGGACGAGGCCGGCATCGTGCGGCGTTTCGAGACGGGTGAGGTGGTAGGCCTGGGCGGGGTGCCGATCGAGCTCTCCACGCCGCTGGGCGAACACGAATTCATTTGGTACTACAGGAACCTTCCCGTTGAGGCGGAAATCCCGTTCACCGAGTCGGTCCTGCACCACGACGAGCACCTGCTGGTCATCGACAAGCCCCACTTCCTGCCCACCACCCCAGGCGGGCGCTTCATCCAGCAGTCCGCGCTCGTGCGCCTGCGCAACAGGGTGGGCAACCCTGACTTGATTCCCATGCACCGGCTGGACCGGGCGACCGCCGGCGTGCTGCTCTTCTCCACCAACCCGGAAACCCGCGGCGACTACCAGACCCTCTTCGAACGCCGCGAGATATCCAAGACCTATGAGGCCGTCAGTGCCCTGGAGGACGTGGACGGCCGCCCGGCGGGCGAGGTCATGGGGGTCGGCGGGCTCGGCGGGCGCGCCGAGGACCGCAGCGGCAACTTCATTCCCGGCGCAGCGGGCCCGGGCAACAGCCTGCTGGACTCCGCGGGGCTGGAGGCGGCGCTGGAAGACCTGCCGCTGATCTACCGGAACCGCATGAGCAAGATCAAGGGCCAGCTGCGCTCGCTGGTGGAGGCCGGGGAGCCGAACGCCGAATCTCTCGTCGAATTGCTGGGCGTCGGACCCTCCGCCGGCAACTTCGCGGGGCTGAAGGTCGCGAAATTCAGGTTGAGCCCGCACTCGGGAAAAACCCACCAGCTGCGCGTGCACCTTGCCGCGCTGGGCCTGGGCATCCTGAACGACCCGTTCTACCCGACGCTGCTGGACTTGGCGCCGGATGACTACACCCGGCCGCTGCAGCTGTTGGCCCGCTCCATCTCCTTTGTCGATCCAATCAGCGGGGAGCCCGTCACCTACAGCTCCAAGCTTGAACTTTCCGAGTCCCCGGCGGCGCAGGCGCCGGGTGCGCCCGGGCTGGCCCTGGGCTAG
- a CDS encoding DUF1684 domain-containing protein — MSAPTDFTQWRRMRNEGLAVEFGWLTLSSYQWLPGTPGPLDLLPGFWSADANGAHAVFVPEDGVTDPDGEPLSGTLEKQLDEDESIHFVRVGDVLVELGVRDGRYMVRTRNRSHPTLREFTGVPVFAYDPAFVVQGRFTAFEPPRTVPIGSFREDANFTAELVGKVEFELAGQTHRLAATQNDNGSLVLAFGDATNGMSTAAWRFVGIPAPAADGSVTIDFNRTLNYPMAFSPYAVCPAPAAGNRLDVPVNAGEQLPE, encoded by the coding sequence ATGAGTGCACCAACAGATTTCACCCAGTGGCGACGCATGCGCAACGAGGGTTTGGCCGTTGAATTCGGCTGGTTGACCCTGAGCAGCTACCAGTGGCTGCCCGGCACGCCGGGGCCCCTGGATTTGCTGCCCGGCTTCTGGAGCGCCGACGCCAATGGCGCCCACGCCGTGTTTGTCCCCGAGGACGGTGTCACCGACCCGGACGGCGAACCGCTGTCCGGCACGCTGGAAAAGCAGCTGGATGAGGACGAGTCGATCCACTTTGTGCGCGTCGGCGACGTACTGGTCGAGCTGGGCGTGCGGGATGGGCGGTACATGGTCCGCACCCGCAACCGCAGCCATCCGACGCTACGCGAGTTCACCGGCGTGCCGGTCTTTGCGTACGACCCGGCATTCGTTGTCCAGGGCCGCTTCACCGCGTTCGAGCCCCCGCGCACGGTGCCGATCGGCAGCTTCCGCGAGGATGCGAACTTCACCGCCGAGCTGGTGGGCAAGGTCGAATTCGAGTTGGCCGGGCAGACCCATCGCCTTGCGGCGACCCAAAACGACAACGGTTCGCTGGTGCTGGCCTTTGGCGATGCCACCAACGGCATGAGCACCGCAGCCTGGCGCTTTGTCGGCATCCCGGCCCCGGCGGCCGACGGTTCCGTCACGATCGATTTCAACCGCACCTTGAACTACCCGATGGCGTTCTCGCCCTATGCGGTCTGCCCGGCGCCCGCCGCGGGAAACCGCTTGGACGTCCCGGTCAACGCCGGGGAACAACTGCCCGAATAG
- a CDS encoding DedA family protein, with amino-acid sequence MESTLGDLLDSLLAGGDWFYPVLFVLVALDALVPPIPSEVLAMGTGPMAAAGLLNPVAAVAVCAGACFTGDVALYVLFKHGGRHLARYRWGRWLHLNMTRLMLKLGTGGTYASLLGMRFLPGGRSASMAAAGISRITWRVFAPLAAAGAVLWAIWMLLLGRLSASVTGFPVWASTIVGMIFGTLVGIVLAGALAMYRRRRG; translated from the coding sequence ATGGAATCGACACTCGGGGATTTGCTCGATTCCTTGCTGGCCGGCGGGGATTGGTTCTACCCGGTGCTTTTCGTTCTGGTGGCCCTCGACGCCTTGGTTCCCCCAATCCCCAGCGAGGTGCTGGCCATGGGCACCGGGCCGATGGCCGCGGCGGGGCTGCTGAATCCGGTGGCGGCGGTTGCCGTCTGCGCCGGTGCCTGTTTTACCGGGGATGTTGCCCTCTATGTGTTGTTCAAACACGGCGGGCGACACCTGGCCCGCTACAGGTGGGGCCGCTGGCTGCACCTGAACATGACACGCCTGATGCTCAAGCTCGGGACCGGTGGAACCTACGCGTCGCTGTTGGGCATGCGGTTCCTGCCCGGCGGGCGCAGCGCCTCCATGGCGGCGGCCGGAATCTCCCGCATCACGTGGCGTGTTTTTGCGCCTCTTGCGGCGGCCGGGGCCGTTCTGTGGGCGATCTGGATGCTGCTGCTGGGGCGCCTGAGCGCCAGTGTCACAGGATTCCCTGTCTGGGCTTCCACCATCGTGGGTATGATTTTCGGTACGCTGGTCGGAATCGTACTGGCTGGGGCCTTGGCCATGTACCGGCGACGAAGGGGTTGA
- a CDS encoding MFS transporter, translated as MGIGAGNAVEWFDWAIYATFASFISGQLFSKADATSAFLATMAIFAVGFVARPFGGLFFGLIGDKVGRKAAMTFAVALASVGSLIIAITPTYESIGAAASLILLVARLLQGLAHGGEMPSAQTYLAEMAPAPKRGLYSTLIYFSGTAGIVVGTLLGAILTMTLSKEQMAGFGWRIPFAIGALMGLYTLIMRSRLKETKQFEEQKAAKAEQGNRGPSVFSQIIANWRKALQVIGLTVGLTVVYYIWSISTPAYAISTLKMDPAAALWTGVAANIVFMIALPFWGKLSDRIGRRPVLIISCVGAAALQIPMASFVRGEAWQLFISMSVMLIFIAASASIVPAVYAELFPTAIRTVGVAIPYAICVAAFGGTAAFLQAGFAAWFGMATGALAFSVYAMVLLLTSAVTAYKLPESAGKDLNG; from the coding sequence ATGGGCATCGGTGCCGGCAACGCCGTGGAGTGGTTCGACTGGGCGATCTACGCAACGTTCGCCTCCTTCATCTCCGGGCAGCTCTTCTCCAAGGCGGATGCGACCTCCGCGTTCCTGGCCACCATGGCGATCTTCGCCGTCGGCTTCGTGGCACGCCCCTTCGGTGGCCTGTTCTTCGGCCTGATCGGGGACAAGGTCGGCCGCAAGGCCGCCATGACCTTCGCGGTGGCACTGGCCTCGGTCGGCTCGCTGATCATCGCGATCACCCCGACGTACGAGTCCATCGGCGCTGCAGCCTCGTTGATCCTGCTGGTAGCCCGCCTGTTGCAGGGCCTGGCGCACGGCGGTGAAATGCCCAGCGCGCAGACCTACCTGGCCGAGATGGCGCCGGCCCCCAAGCGCGGCCTGTACTCCACGCTGATCTACTTCTCCGGCACCGCCGGCATCGTCGTCGGCACCCTGCTCGGCGCCATCCTGACCATGACGTTGAGCAAGGAACAGATGGCCGGCTTCGGCTGGCGCATCCCGTTTGCCATCGGCGCCCTGATGGGCCTGTACACCCTGATCATGCGTTCGCGCCTGAAGGAGACCAAGCAGTTCGAGGAGCAGAAGGCCGCCAAGGCCGAGCAGGGCAACCGCGGACCCTCGGTGTTCTCGCAGATCATCGCCAACTGGCGCAAGGCGCTGCAGGTCATCGGCCTGACCGTCGGGCTGACGGTGGTCTACTACATCTGGTCGATCTCCACCCCCGCCTACGCCATCTCCACCCTGAAGATGGATCCCGCCGCCGCGCTGTGGACCGGCGTTGCCGCAAACATCGTCTTCATGATCGCCCTGCCGTTCTGGGGCAAGCTCTCTGACCGCATCGGCCGCCGCCCGGTGCTGATCATCTCCTGCGTCGGCGCAGCCGCCCTGCAGATCCCGATGGCATCGTTTGTCCGAGGCGAGGCCTGGCAGCTGTTCATCTCGATGTCGGTCATGCTCATCTTCATCGCCGCCTCCGCCTCGATCGTCCCGGCCGTCTATGCCGAACTGTTCCCCACGGCGATCCGCACCGTCGGCGTGGCCATCCCGTACGCCATCTGCGTCGCCGCATTCGGCGGCACCGCGGCCTTCCTGCAGGCTGGCTTCGCGGCCTGGTTCGGCATGGCCACAGGTGCCCTGGCCTTCTCGGTCTACGCGATGGTCTTGCTGCTGACCAGTGCCGTCACCGCCTACAAGCTGCCCGAATCCGCGGGCAAGGACCTGAACGGCTAG
- a CDS encoding YdeI/OmpD-associated family protein yields the protein MALDLEELLVPHEDAWRSWLVENHASHPGVQLVLHKKGGSVTELTYAQAVDQALCFGWIDGRRNGRDEESFSNRFTPRTTKSNWSAKNVETITRLTDAGLMAPSGIAAVEAAKADGRWENAYAGQKDAQLPEDFVAALEGHPVAQEKLATLGGSERFAIYLRLHTVKREETRRRKITEFIAKLDAGEGIF from the coding sequence ATGGCGTTAGATCTTGAAGAACTTTTGGTACCCCATGAGGATGCGTGGCGATCATGGCTGGTTGAGAACCATGCCTCGCACCCCGGCGTGCAGCTGGTGCTTCACAAGAAGGGCGGCAGCGTCACCGAACTCACCTACGCGCAGGCGGTCGACCAGGCGCTGTGCTTTGGGTGGATCGATGGTCGGCGCAACGGCCGCGACGAGGAGAGCTTCAGCAATAGGTTCACGCCGCGAACTACAAAGAGCAATTGGTCAGCCAAGAACGTGGAAACCATCACTCGGTTGACTGATGCGGGGCTGATGGCGCCCTCGGGAATCGCCGCGGTTGAGGCGGCCAAGGCCGACGGCCGCTGGGAGAATGCCTACGCGGGGCAGAAGGACGCTCAACTGCCTGAGGACTTCGTGGCGGCGCTGGAAGGGCATCCCGTTGCGCAGGAAAAGCTGGCAACCCTGGGCGGCAGCGAACGCTTTGCGATCTATTTGCGCCTGCACACGGTCAAGCGCGAGGAAACCAGACGAAGGAAAATCACCGAATTCATTGCCAAGCTGGACGCCGGCGAAGGAATCTTCTAG
- a CDS encoding SDR family NAD(P)-dependent oxidoreductase, with the protein MQITDSVALITGGASGLGAATAKALHDAGAYVVLLDLPSSKGAETAAALGERARFVPADVTNEDDVRAAIAAARELGPLRVVVNCAGVATPGKVLGREGVLPLANFEKIIAINLTGTFNVVRLAAEAMAAQDAVTDASTGTQERGVIINTASVAAFDGQIGQPAYAASKGAVAAMTLPLARELARHYIRVMTIAPGIFETPMMASLSAEAQASLGAQVPHPARLGKPEEYAALVSHIVANQMLNGETIRLDGAIRMGPK; encoded by the coding sequence ATGCAGATCACCGATTCCGTAGCGCTAATCACCGGCGGGGCTTCCGGCCTGGGCGCAGCGACGGCCAAGGCGCTCCACGATGCCGGCGCCTACGTGGTCCTGCTGGACCTGCCCTCGTCCAAGGGAGCGGAAACGGCGGCGGCGTTGGGGGAGCGGGCCCGCTTCGTGCCGGCCGACGTCACTAACGAAGACGATGTCCGCGCGGCAATCGCGGCGGCCCGGGAACTCGGCCCGCTGCGCGTGGTCGTCAACTGCGCCGGCGTTGCGACCCCGGGCAAGGTGCTGGGGCGCGAGGGCGTGCTGCCGCTCGCGAACTTCGAGAAGATCATCGCGATCAACCTGACCGGCACGTTCAACGTGGTCCGGCTGGCAGCCGAGGCCATGGCCGCACAGGATGCCGTCACCGATGCCTCAACCGGCACGCAGGAGCGCGGCGTCATCATCAACACCGCCTCGGTAGCCGCCTTCGACGGCCAGATCGGCCAGCCCGCGTACGCAGCCTCCAAGGGCGCCGTCGCCGCAATGACGCTGCCGCTGGCCCGCGAATTGGCCCGCCACTACATCCGCGTGATGACCATCGCCCCGGGCATCTTCGAGACCCCGATGATGGCCTCGCTCTCCGCCGAGGCGCAGGCCTCGCTTGGCGCGCAGGTTCCGCACCCGGCGCGCTTGGGCAAGCCCGAGGAGTACGCCGCACTGGTCTCCCACATCGTGGCCAACCAAATGCTCAACGGCGAAACCATTCGGCTCGACGGCGCCATCCGCATGGGACCGAAGTAG
- a CDS encoding Lrp/AsnC family transcriptional regulator, which produces MELPVEDLQLVHALQIAPRASWAELGDILGRHPATLSARWGKLREDRMAWVLGHLGGFPEQHCTAFVEVQANPELIDQATSELCSISEVLTVDDASSTADFRLTCLAADWLTMAREVLPQIRNATGVQRIKVSLCTRLFATGNAWRLDVLSPAQQASLQRLSHPPVAPPTIIPDTFWPMLHVLMRDGRATASEIAQVTGQHPSTTGRALKTALETGMVSLRCELASHYTGYPLTVQWFARVPAGSEDAVAVFLLEHRTLRLCASTTGVSNFTFMMQLRTPADIADIEAKLAARVPGVAIVESCVGVRSFKRMGWMLDPEGRPTGEVVV; this is translated from the coding sequence GTGGAACTACCCGTCGAAGACCTTCAACTGGTCCATGCGCTTCAAATCGCGCCGCGGGCCAGCTGGGCCGAGTTGGGAGACATACTGGGCCGACACCCCGCCACGCTTTCCGCGCGGTGGGGCAAATTGCGCGAGGACCGCATGGCCTGGGTGCTGGGCCACCTGGGCGGGTTTCCCGAACAGCATTGCACGGCCTTCGTCGAAGTGCAGGCGAACCCGGAACTCATCGACCAGGCCACCTCCGAGCTCTGCTCCATCTCCGAGGTGCTCACGGTCGACGATGCGAGCAGCACCGCGGACTTCCGGCTCACCTGTCTGGCCGCCGACTGGCTCACCATGGCCAGGGAAGTGTTGCCGCAGATCCGCAATGCCACGGGCGTCCAACGCATCAAGGTCTCGCTGTGCACAAGGCTCTTCGCCACGGGCAACGCCTGGCGCCTGGACGTGCTGTCCCCCGCGCAGCAGGCATCCCTGCAGCGGCTGAGCCACCCTCCCGTGGCCCCGCCAACCATCATCCCTGACACCTTCTGGCCGATGCTGCACGTGCTGATGCGCGACGGGCGGGCCACCGCCTCGGAAATCGCCCAGGTCACCGGCCAGCATCCCTCCACGACCGGGCGCGCGTTGAAGACCGCACTGGAGACCGGTATGGTGAGCCTTCGCTGCGAATTGGCCAGCCACTACACCGGCTACCCGCTGACCGTCCAGTGGTTCGCCCGCGTGCCGGCGGGATCCGAGGACGCCGTGGCGGTATTCCTGCTGGAGCATCGCACGCTGCGCCTGTGCGCCTCGACCACCGGGGTCTCGAACTTCACGTTCATGATGCAGCTGCGCACCCCCGCCGATATCGCCGACATCGAGGCCAAGCTTGCGGCCCGCGTGCCCGGGGTGGCCATCGTCGAGTCGTGCGTGGGGGTGCGCTCGTTCAAACGCATGGGATGGATGCTGGATCCGGAGGGACGGCCGACCGGGGAGGTTGTCGTCTGA